A window of the Gossypium hirsutum isolate 1008001.06 chromosome A03, Gossypium_hirsutum_v2.1, whole genome shotgun sequence genome harbors these coding sequences:
- the LOC107887688 gene encoding ISWI chromatin-remodeling complex ATPase CHR17-like, with protein sequence MSQMQKQYYRDLLQKDLEVVNAGGERKRLLNIAMQLRKCCNHPYLFQGAEPGPPYTTGDHLVTSAGKMVLLDKLLPKLKERDSRVLIFSQMTRLLDILEDYLMFRGYQYCRIDGNTGGEDRDASIEAFNKPGSEKFVFLLSTRAGGLGINLATVDVVILYDSDYNWSKEGSSSVSLFARSTLLRKR encoded by the exons ATGTCCCAGATGCAGAAACAGTACTATAGGGATTTGCTGCAAAAAGATCTTGAGGTTGTAAATGCTGGTGGAGAGCGTAAGCGTCTTTTGAACATTGCAATGCAGTTGCGCAAATGTTGTAATCACCCATACCTTTTCCAAGGTGCTGAACCTGGACCTCCATATACAACAGGAGACCATCTTGTTACCAGTGCTG GTAAAATGGTTCTCTTGGACAAATTACTTCCAAAGCTGAAGGAGCGTGATTCTAGAGTTCTGATATTTTCACAG ATGACAAGGCTACTGGATATTCTTGAAGATTATTTGATGTTTCGTGGATACCAGTATTGTCGAATTGATGGTAATACAGGTGGTGAAGATCGTGATGCTTCCATTGAAGCCTTTAATAAGCCAGGAAGTGAGAAATTTGTTTTCTTGTTATCAACTAGAGCTGGAGGCCTTGGTATTAATCTTGCTACAGTAGATGTTGTGATCCTTTATGATAGTGACTATAATTGGTCAAAAGAAGGAAGTTCAAGTGTTTCGCTTTTTGCACGGAG TACACTATTGAGGAAAAGGTGA
- the LOC121203346 gene encoding probable chromatin-remodeling complex ATPase chain produces the protein MVRFGAEMVFSSKDSTITDEDIDRIIAKGEAVTAELDAKMKKFIEDAIKFKMDDTAELYEFDDDKDENKFDIKKIVSENWIEPPKRERKRKEESAWHLLMRYCAGFTEQSKRMRTTYYNSHHHSTDWRLYKHNLALMRLLITLNNRQFSLGKSLEI, from the exons ATGGTGAGGTTTGGTGCTGAAATGGTCTTCAGCTCCAAGGATAGCACAATTACGGATGAAGACATTGATAGAATCATTGCCAAGGGAGAAGCAGTGACAGCGGAACTTGATGCCAAGATGAAGAAATTTATTGAGGATGCAATTAAATTCAAGATGGATGATA CTgctgaattgtatgaatttgaTGATGACAAG gACGAGAACAAGTTTGACATCAAGAAAATTGTAAGTGAAAACTGGATTGAGCCCCCAAAAAGAGAGCGGAAGCGGAA GGAAGAGTCTGCCTGGCATTTGCTGATGAGGTACTGTGCTGGCTTTACGGAACAGTCAAAGAGA ATGAGGACTACATACTACAATTCGCACCACCATTCAACCGATTGGAGACTCTACAAGCATAATCTTGCCTTGATGCGATTACTAATCACGTTGAACAATCGTCAGTTCTCATTAG GAAAATCCCTAGAGATTTGA
- the LOC121203484 gene encoding CBL-interacting serine/threonine-protein kinase 9 encodes MIIAVYCYYIEGPSELHVKLEAEGFLLCRSNRWLSTVQCSATCSEDGLLHTTCGTPNYVAPEVLKDKGYDGTSSDIWSCGVILFVLMAGYLPFDEPSLIGLYKKIWEASFSCPSWFSSGARNLIKRILDPNPLTRITIPEILQDEWFKKGYKPPKFEQDEDVNLDENILYFTWL; translated from the exons ATGATAATAGCTGTTTATTGCTACTATATCGAAGGTCCAAGTGAACTTCATGTCAAATTAGAAGCAGAGGGATTTTTACTTTGCAGATCGAACAGGTGGTTATCCACTGTTCAGTGCTCTGCGACATGTTCT GAGGATGGGTTGCTTCACACTACTTGCGGGACTCCAAATTATGTTGCTCCGGAG gtgcTCAAAGATAAAGGTTATGATGGTACATCATCTGATATTTGGTCTTGCGGAGTTATTCTCTTTGTTCTCATGGCTGGTTATTTGCCTTTCGATGAGCCAAGCCTTATAGGCTTGTATAAGAAA ATCTGGGAGGCTTCTTTCAGCTGTCCATCATGGTTTTCATCTGGTGCTAGGAATTTGATTAAGCGTATTCTTGATCCAAACCCTCTTACC CGTATAACTATTCCTGAAATTCTACAAGATGAATGGTTCAAGAAAGGGTACAAGCCACCAAAATTTGAGCAAGATGAGGATGTAAATCTTGATGAGAATATCTTATATTTTACATGGTTATGA
- the LOC121220202 gene encoding WD repeat-containing protein WRAP73, producing MEFTEAYKQTGPCCFSPNARYIAVAVDYRLMIRDTLSFKVVQLFSCLDKISYIEWALDSEYILCGLYKRPMIQAWSLTQPEWTCKIDEGPAGIAYARWSPDSRHILTTSELAGGR from the exons atggaGTTCACTGAAGCTTATAAACAAACGGGTCCTTGCTGTTTTTCACCGAATGCTCGTTACATTGCGGTTGCTGTCGATTACCGTCTTATGATTCGGGATACACTCTCCTTCAAG GTTGTGCAGTTGTTTTCTTGCTTGGACAAGATAAGCTATATTGAATGGGCACTTGATTCTGAGTACATTCTTTGTGGTCTCTATAAAAGACCCATGATACAGGCATGGTCACTCACCCAACCCGAATGGACATGCAAAATAGATGAAGGTCCTGCTGGTATTGCTTATGCAAGATGGAGCCCAGATAGCCGTCACATACTGACCACCTCGGAGTTGGCAGGAGGTAGATGA